The genomic window GTTTGTAGAAAAGCTATTCGAGACCCTCGCCTTAGAGCTTTATGGTGACACTAAAGTCCCTGTAGGCTCCGAAGAGGAAGGTAATCTGACATATATCGAGATGAAAGCTCCATGGCGTCGTGTTACGATGAAAGACAGTATCAAAGAATATGGTGGTGTTGATGTTGAGGGCATGGATGACGACGCTCTACGCGCTGTTATCGTCGAGAAGAGTGCCTTCGATGCCGACGATGTAAAAGACACCCCTCGTGGGCTGCTTATCGCGCATCTTTTCGAGGAGCTCGTCGAAGACAAGCTCATACAGCCGCACCATATCACCGACCATCCTATCGAGACGACACCGTTGTGCAAACCACACCGCGACCCTAAAGAGCGTGCCGATGGCATCGTCGAAAGGTTCGAGAGCTTCATGATGGGCCGTGAGATGTGCAACGCTTATACCGAGCTCAACGACCCTGTCATACAGAAAGATCTCTTGGAAGATCAGGCATCGCGTCTTGCTTCTGGCGACGAAGAAGCCAACCCTCTCGATGAAGAGTTCATCGAAGCGATATGCCAGGGAATGCCTCCGACGTCAGGTGTTGGCATCGGCATCGACAGGCTTGTGATGGTATTCACAAATGCAGCTTCGATCCGTGACGTGCTATTTTTCCCATTCATGAAAAAGGAGTAAACTATGTGGCATAAAAGACTTCTGGCTGTAATTTTATCGTTCTTTTGCGCCACACTCTCTGCTGACATCATCGAGATGCCACATATGGAAGAACTTGTTGAATATGTCAATGACGACACTCTTGTCGTCTTCGACATCGACAATACCATCGCCATCCCTGTACAGACGCTTGGCTGCGACCACTGGTTTTTTCCGCATTACCAGGAATATTGCGATAGCGGCATGGGGAAAGAAGAGGCTCTAACAAAAGCTTTGCTTGAGTGGATGGCGATACAGAGCGTCTCCGAGGTTACTCTCGTCGAAGAAGGCATTGACGATGTTATCGTCGACCTTCAAACCCGTGACGTCGCCGTTATGGCGATGACGACACGCGGGCATTGGCTGGAGCTTGCGACGAGACACCAGCTTTCTTCTTTAGGGGTCGATATAGCAAAGACGTCGCCTTCTACGGCGACGATGTTCTTCTCCTTGGAGCGTCCTGTCATGCTTTCCGATGGTGTAATCTTCACCAACAACACCCACAAGGGGAACGCTCTTTTTACTGTACTTGATAGCATAGAATATTCTCCTGCTTCAGTGATCTTCATCAACGACAAGGCTTCGGACCTTGCTATGGTCGCCGATAGCTGCGAGGCTCGTGGTGTGCCGTTTATTGGCCTGCGGTATGGCTATACTGATGAGGCGGTTAACAACGTCGATATGGGCGTTGCTGGCGTGCAGTTCGAGCGTTTTATCAACATCCTTTCTGATGAAGAAGCTATAGCTTTGAAAAGATAAATGTTGAATACTATTTCATTGTTTCGCTAAAAGCATATTTGAGTAACTTATGTTATATCAAAGGATATGGTGATGAAACGAACAATCAAAGCTTTAATCAGAAAAAAATTCAACCGCGACAAACCTTTCCTTCTGGGTGATGTTGAAAAAAGAGTCGCGGAGTCGATGGCTATGGACAAACCGATACGTTTGGTTGGTTTTTGGGGCGTCGGAGAAAAAGACAAAACCGATGACTATGATATAAAGACGTGCAGATGGCTTGCGAAGCTTAATGAAGGCGTAAAAAAGTTTTACTCCAAAGGGATCTCCTTTGTTTTTATCATCGCTACAGAGCACGGCAAAAATAATGGCATCGATGATCACAAGATAGCATCGTATTCTTGTGCGATGGAGAAACTTTTTAAAGAGTTCGGTTTCGAATATATATACCTTAAAGATCTATGGGATCGCTGTGGTATAAGTTTCGAGAAAATCGATGAACTTCATAGCAAAAAACCTCTTGGG from Waddliaceae bacterium includes these protein-coding regions:
- a CDS encoding DUF2608 domain-containing protein is translated as MWHKRLLAVILSFFCATLSADIIEMPHMEELVEYVNDDTLVVFDIDNTIAIPVQTLGCDHWFFPHYQEYCDSGMGKEEALTKALLEWMAIQSVSEVTLVEEGIDDVIVDLQTRDVAVMAMTTRGHWLELATRHQLSSLGVDIAKTSPSTATMFFSLERPVMLSDGVIFTNNTHKGNALFTVLDSIEYSPASVIFINDKASDLAMVADSCEARGVPFIGLRYGYTDEAVNNVDMGVAGVQFERFINILSDEEAIALKR